In the Oscillospiraceae bacterium genome, CTGCATTTGTTTGATGTCATGCAGGCTGATTTGAACTGGGAGAATCCTGCTGTGCGTGCCGAAATGGCCGACATCCTGCGCTTTTGGAAAGCGAAGGGAATCAAGGGCTTCCGCTTTGATGTAGTCAATCTTATCTCCAAACCGGAACTGTACGAAGACGACTTGGAGGGTGATGGCCGTCGCTTCTATACGGATGGCTGCAATGTCGGCAAGTATCTGAAAGAACTGGTGGCCGCAGGCGGTATTGACGGTATGATGACTGTCGGGGAGATGTCCTCCACTACGCTGGAAAACTGCATCGGGTACACATCAGAGAAAAACCATGAACTGACGATGTGCTTCAACTTCCATCACCTGAAAGTGGACTATAAAAACGGGCAAAAATGGGAGCTGATGCCCCCCGACCATGGGGCGCTGAAGCGTTTGTTCCAGACATGGCAGGAGGGAATGCAGGAACACGGCGGCTGGAACGCTTTGTTTTGGTGCAATCACGACCAGCCGCGTGCCGTCAGCCGGTTCGGCAGCGACACGACCTATTGGAGAGAAAGCGCCGAAATGCTGGCCACGGCGATTCATTGTATGCGCGGCACACCCTATATTTATCAGGGCGAGGAACTGGGCATGACGAATCCTCATTTTACCGAAATTGACCAGTACCGTGATGTGGAGAGTCTTAACTACTATAAGATTCTGCGTGAGCAAGGTAAATCCGAGGCTGAAACGCTGAATATTCTGGCACAGCGCAGCCGGGATGACGGCCGTACTCCCATGCAGTGGGACAGCAGCCCTAACGCAGGCTTTACGTCAGGTACGCCGTGGATTGGTGTGGCGGATAACTATAAGAGCATCAATGCTGCGGCGCAGACGAGTGATGCGGATTCGATTTATAGCTTCTACAAAGCGATGGTACGCTTGCGGAAGGAACACCGGGTCATAAGTGAGGGAAAAATTGAATTTCTTTACCCAGATAACACGGACCTGCTGGCTTATCGGCGCTATGGCTCGGCGGACAAGGAAGAACTTCTTGTACTTTGCAACCTGACAGAGCAAGAAATCCGCGCTGAACTGCCTGACGCTTGGGCGACTGCAGAAAAACTGATAGGAAACTACGCAGATAACCCTTCAGAAACTCTGCGTCCGTATGAGTGTGTTGTATTGCATACCACAAAGGAATAAAAAGTAAAGCAGCAAGAGTGTCTACTACGAAGGCAGACGCTCTTGTTGCTTTTTTCGCATTTTTTATATCCAGCTCAAGGGGGCTTTCCGGCAGGGGCTTCGCGCTTATGTTGGCCATGAGAGGACTTGAACAGGAAACAATTGACAAACCACCCTGAATACGTTTTAATGATAGTACAATAAACCTGAAAAAAGCAGAAAAGGGGAACCCATATGAAACATGCCAAGCAAACCCGTGCACCTTGGATTCTGCTCGCCTGTTTGGCGGCCATTGCACTGTGCATAGTGGCAGCTGTTACACTATTACAACCCAACACCAAACCCAAGAACATCGAGATCCCCGGTACGCGGGGCAATATCCCGGCTGCCATCCAGCTGCCTGCCAAATCTGCCCGGGGCGAGGAACTGCCGCTGGTGGTGCTGTGCCATGGCTTTACCGGCAACCGGCAGGGAGACGGCCACTTCGCGCCCCTGGCTGAGGACCTGGCCGCCCATGGCATTGCCACTGTGCGGCTTGATTTCGCCGGCTGCGGCGACAGCACTGAACCTTACGCCAACTACACGCTGGCCAATATGGCGGCGGATGTGGACAGCGTGATCGGCTACATGCAGGCCACCTACGGCACCGGCAAAACGGCGTTGGTGGGCCACAGCATGGGTGGGCGGTTGGCCAGCCTCTACCCGCAGCTGGGGCAGTACCCCGTCACGGCACTGGCCCTCTGGAGCCCTGCCAACGGCACGGGCCTGCAGGGCTTGGAGTTTTTAAACATTGATAACTTTGCCGCCGTGGAAGAACTGGCCGCCCGCGCCGATGCCGAGGGCAGTGTAGCGGCTTGGGGCGTGGAGCTGAGTGCCGCCTACATCGACGGTATGCGGGACAGCGACCCCAACGTGACCCTGCAGGAAAGCGGCCTGCCGGTGCTGCTGACCTACAGCGGCAACGAGCGCATCTTGAGCGACACTACCCAAACCGAAACCAAGGCGGCCGTCGAAAGCCTGCCGGACGGCCAGGTGGTGCTGGACCCCTTCGTGAACGGTGACCACAATTATACCAGCGAGGACCCCGCCACCAACACCCAGCTGGACGCTGACCTGCGCCAGGTTACGGTAGATTTTTTGACGTCCCATCTGCAATAAATACCAATAAGCACAAAAAGCGCCCCCGTTCGGTTGCGGCTCCGAACGGGGGCATAAGGGGTATCGATTGGTGTGAGGAGGAATCATGTTCCAGAATTACGGTTGCGGCTCCGTAACCCTGTGCTTATACAATACAGGACATCTGCTAAAAAACTATGATACTGGTATGAACATTTTGTAAATTGCATAAAGCAAACAAAACCTCCGGCTTTCGGGCCGGAGGTTTTGTTTGCTTGTGGTTTAAGCTGCGATTAGCCAAACATGTTGATCAGAATACCAGCAGCAACGGCGGAGCCGATAACACCGGCAACGTTGGGACCCATGGCGTGCATGAGCAGGTAGTTGCGGGGGTTGTACTCCTGGCCGACTTTCTGGGAAACACGGGCAGCCATAGGAACGGCGGAAACACCGGCGGAACCGATCAGCGGGTTGATCTTGCCGTGGGTGATGACGCACATGATCTTGCCCAGGATGACGCCGCCAGCGGTGCCGACACCGAAAGCAACGATGCCCAGGACGATGATCTCGACAGTCTGGATGTTCAGGAAGGTAGAAGCGTTGGTGGTGCAGCCAACAGAGAAGCCCAGGAAGATGGTGATGATGTTCATCAGTTCGTTGCCGGCGGTCTTGGTGATACGCTCAACAACGCCGGACTCCTTCATCAGGTTGCCCATCATCAAGCAGCCAACCAGGATAGCAGCATCCGGCAGGGTCAGGGCAACGATGATGGTAACGATGATGGGGAAAAGGATCTTCTCGGTCTTGGAAACGCGGCGGGGTGCGGTCATGACGATCTGACGTTCTTTTTCCGTGGTCAGGGCCTTCATGATAGGCGGCTGGATAACAGGCACCAGCGCCATGTAGCAGTATGCCGCAACCGCGATGGAACCCAGCAGGTGCGGGGCCAGCTTGGTGGTAACATAGATAGCGGTGGGGCCGTCAGCACCACCGATGATGCCGATAGCACCGGCTTCCTGGTTGGTGAAGCCCAGGATCTTAGCGCCAACGAAGGTGAAGAAGATGCCCAGCTGAGCAGCAGCGCCCAGCAGCAGGCTGGAGGGACGTGCGATCAGCGGCTCGAAGTCGGTCATGGTACCGATGCCCAGGAAGATCAGCGGGGGATAAATACCTAGCTTGACGCCTAAGTAAATGTAGTCGACCATGCCGCCGGAAGAACCCAGCAGCGCCCAGTCAATGTGGTTTGTCTCATTGATGAAGATGTCCATGTGGAAGATGCCGTCCAGGGGCAGGTTGGTCATCAGCATACCAAAGCCGATGGGCAGCAGCAGCAGAGGCTCGAACTGCTTGACGATGGCCAGATACAGCAGCACGCAGGCCACGGCGAGCATGACGGCGTACTTCCAGCCGCCCTCGGTGAAGAAGATCTGTGCCCAGCCGGACTTGGCAAAAATCTCCGAGATGTTGGTTAAAATAGCACCCATTTCCAGACCTCCTTACATAAAGGGCGTGGTATGCTCACGCACACCGGCGTCGCCCCAGGAACCACGGCGGGAGCCTGCGGCGGGCTTGGAAACGCGGCGGATGCCGTGGATCACAGCGCCGGAACCCATCACAGTAGCAACAGCGGCAGAAATCGCAGCAATGACCTCGCCGGGGATGCCGCCATTGTCAGCCTTAGCAGCGGGGGCAGCGGGCTTGGCAGCAGGTGCCGGGGCAGCTTTGGCAGCCGGTGCGGCAGGGGCCTGCGGCTTAGGATCAGCAGGTTTTTTGTTTTTCAGGTCGAAGAGCTTGCCCTCCAGGGTAATGATGAGGCACAGGGCGACCAGCATGGCAAAAACCAGGGTAATACTGGTCAGCACCACGGTGCCGTCGCTGGCTTCCAAGGCAAGCAGAGCGAGGTTGGGCATGGGATTTCCTCCTTTTTGGATGAAGCATAAAACTCTTTTTAACAAAAGGGCATTTATCTGTATTATAGCACAATGTGAATTATTTTGGTAGATTTTTTTGCAAAAAATTTAACATACCCGTAAATTTGCCCAAGTTCGACCGCAAAGTTCAATTTGTTGGCAAGCGCTGACCACGTACAAAAAACACATGCCTGTAAAACATGCATAAAAATCAACGGAAATTTTTGCAGCTGCAAGCCAAAACTGACAAAATGCAGCAAACTGTGGCAATTCCCCTTGACCGTGGGCGCAGACAGTGCTATCATAGCGGCAACACAACAAACGGCAAAGGCGCCGGACGGGATAGCAAGCTCCCGCCCGGCGCCTTTTGTTGTTGGTTGCAAAATGCAGTGCCGCATTGTGCGAGGCGACGCTGTGCAAAGTGAGAGAGGGGAATCTGTTATGTACAACTCTGCGGACGTTACCTGGACACTGGTTGCGGCGTTTCTGGTGTTCTTTATGCAGGCAGGCTTTGCTTTGTGCGAGGCGGGCCTTACTCGTGCCAAGAACACCGGCAATATTCTGATGAAGAATATGATGGACTTCTGTATCGGCACGCCCTGCTACTGGCTGGTGGGTTTCGGCATCATGTTTGCCGGCTCCGGCGCACTGATCGGCGGGTTTGACCCGTTCATCCAGGGCAGCTACGATTTCGGTACCCTGCCGGTCTGGGTCTATGCGGTGTTCCAGACCGTGTTCTGCGCCACAGCAGCTACCATCGTTTCCGGCTCAATGGCTGAGCGCACCAAGTTCAGCGCCTACTGCTGCTACTCCGCCGCCATCAGCCTGATCGTCTATCCCATTTCCGGCCACTGGATCTGGGGCGGCGGCTGGCTGGCTCAGCTGGGCTTCCATGATTTCGCCGGTTCCACGGCGGTCCACTTTGTGGGCGGTGTTACCGCCTGCCTGGGTGCCTGGATGCTCGGTCCCCGCATCGGCAAATATGGTAAGGACGGCAAGGCACGGGCTATCCCCGGCCACAACCTGACCGCCATGGCCCTGGGCGTTTTCATCCTGTGGTTCTGCTGGTTCGGCTTTAACGGCGGCTCTACCGTCAGCATGACCGGCGATGACACGATGGTTTCCGCGGGCCTCATCTGCTTCAACACCAACCTGGCGGCGGCTCTGGCTACGGTGGCCGCGCTGATCGTCAGCTGGGTGCGCTACGGCAAGCCCGATGTCTCCCTAACCTTCAACGGTGCGCTGGCCGGTCTGGTGGCCATCACCGCCGGCTGTGATGTGGTTGACCCCTTCGGCGCGGCCGTGATCGGCATCGTGGCTGGCGTGCTCTGCATCTTCTCGGTGGAATTCTTTGATAACATTGCCAAAATCGATGACCCTGTCGGTGCGGTGTCGGTCCACTGCATGAACGGCCTGTGGGGCACGCTGGCGGTCGGTCTGTTTGCCACCGATGGCGGCCTGTTCTACGGCGGCGGTTTTGCCAAGCTGGGCATCCAGTTGCTGGGTGTTGTCAGTGTGGCGGCCTGGGTTCTGGTCGCGATGACCATCATCTTTACCATCATCAAAAAGACGATCGGCCTGCGCGTTTCTGAGAAAGAGGAACTGGACGGCCTGGACATCCATGAGCATGGCCTGGCCAGCGCCTACGCCGGTTTTGCCATCAACGATGCCACCTACGCTGAGCTGGATGTGAACGAGAACACCGACCTGGGTGAAGATGACATCGCCAAGGCCAGCCCCGAGAAGGTGGCGGCCGCCGTCAAGGTCACCCAGGAAGCTCCGCTGCCGGCCGAGCTGGATTCCGGCATGCACAAAGTGTCCATCATCGTGCAGCTGGCCAAGTTTGAGAGCCTGAAGCGAGCGCTGAACAAAATCGGCGTCACCGGCATGACCGTGACCCAGGTCATGGGCTGCGGCATCCAGAAGGGCAGCGGCGAGAAGTACCGCGGCGCCGAAGTGGATGCCACCCTGCTGCCCAAGGTCAAGGTGGAAGTTGTCGTGAGCAAGATCCCGGTGGAGAAGATCATCGACACCGCCACCAAGGCACTGTACACCGGCCACATTGGCGATGGCAAGATCTTTGTGTACAACGTGGCCAAGGTGGTCAAGGTCCGCACGGGTGAGCAGGATTACGCCGCCCTGCAGGACGTAGAATAAGCGTTACACTATTATAATAAGGTATAAAGGTCAGTAGAAAAGCGGTGCCGCGTGGGAACGGCACCGCTTTTCTGTTGTGTTATTTACCCGGCTTTTCCGGTAAAAACGGTATTCAAAATCACCAGCTTATCCGGTACCCCGGTCAAAACCATGCCGGTAAAATCCGTGGTGACACCGGCGCAGGATAAAAGGTCGGTCTGGCTGGCTGGATCGGCGGCGATGTTTTGGGCATTTGCCAAAATGCCTGCCCAGTTGATGTCCAACAGGTCGCGCTGGTCCTGGGTCAGGTCGGTCATCCAATCGGCGGCGGTGGAGGCGTCGATGTCGGCGCAGCTCAGGTATTCCACCAGCACTGCCGCCGCGCGGGCGCATTTCAGGCTGCCGCCTGCCGTGTCGGCGGAAAAATCCACAAAGCCATCCAGCACATTGCACTGCTCGGTGGTGGTATCGCGGGAGGAGGCCGCAGGTGTTTCCGCCGTGGCCGGGGCAGCATCGGACGCAGCTTCCGAAATAACGGCACTTGCGGCATCCGACGATGCAGTGCCTGAATTTCCCGGCGCCTGCCCGCAGGCTGTCAGCGTGGCCAGTGACAGGCCCAGCAAAAGGGCAATAGATTTACGCATAAAATGTCCTCCTAACAGGTTACTTTACAAATATATTATTCACAACAGCCATGCCTTGCGCCGTAGGGGGCGGCGGGCTTATCGCCGCAGCAATTGCTGCAGGCATTTTTGCGGATATACGCCTGTATATCGTCAAAAATCGGCATCAATGCCTCGCCGTTCGGGGTTAGGCGGTAGTCTACCCGGGGCGGGACCTCGCCATAATCGATGCGCTCCACCAGCCCATCGGCGGCCAGCTCCTTTAACTGGTTTGAGAGCATCTTGTGGGTCACGCCGTCCAGCAGGCGGCGCAGCTCGCCATAGCGCAGGGTGCCGTGGGCGCCCACCATAAACAGGATGCGCATCTTCCATTTTCCGCTGATCTGATCCATGACTTCTTCCATTTTATCGCAGCCAACATCGGCATAGCGGCAGTTACAGTTCGCGTTCGGGTGCATAGATAACCTCCTGGGGGTACTTTCCAAAAAGTGCGTACTTGTCAAAACGGACAGTATGACTATACTGAGTATAGAACAAATTTTCCTGTTTTGCAACTTGTTCCCACTGTAAGTTTGCGGTACAATATTACCGTATGACGCACCCGGGAAACAAAAGCCCGGAAAAATAACAACAGTAAGGAAGAAAAGTACCTATGCTCGATGATTTATTTGAATTTTTGCAGGGGGCAGTGACCCCCTACCACGCGGCTGCCATAGCCGCGGCCTGGCTGGATGCAGCCGGTTATACCCGCCTGGAAGAAGCCGATTACTGGAACCTGGAAGCCGGCAAAGGGTACTACATTACCCGCAACGGTTCCTCGGTCATCGCCTGGCGCGTGCCGGAGCATGCCATCGGTGGTTGGCGCATTGCCGCCAGCCACAGCGATTCCCCGTGCTGGAAAATTAAAAACGAGAAGGTCGAAAACGACGGCTGCTCCCGCCTGAGCGTCGAAGGCTACGGCGGCATGATCATGTCTACCTGGCTGGACCGCCCGCTGACGGTGGCTGGCCGCGTCATGGTCAAGACCGAGGACGGCATCGAGAGCCGCCTTGTCAACATCGATGAGGACCTGCTGGTCATCCCGTCGCTGGCCATCCACATGCAGCGCAACGTCAATAAGGGAAAGGAGTTCAACCCCCAGATCGACATGCAGCCGTTGTGGGGCCCCGCTGGATGCCGCACCCTGACCGATGTGCTGTGCGAGGAGCTGAACGTCCAGCCCGAGGACATCCTCGACCGCGACCTGCAGCTGGTCACCCGTCAGCAGCCTACCTGCATTGGCCCGGACGGTGAGTATCTCCTCGCCCCGCGCATCGATGATTTGGAATGTGCCGCCACCACGCTGCTGGCCTTCCTGGATGCTGCCCCCGATTGCGACAGCGCCTGCGCCCCGGTGTGGGCCATGTTTGACAACGAGGAAGTGGGTTCCTCCAGCCGGATGGGCGCCGAGAGCAGCTACCTGCGGGATGTGCTGGACCGCATCATCGATTCGATCCCCCACAGCGCCCAGGCAAAGCAGCAGGCCATGGCAAACAGCTACATGCTCAGCGCCGACAACGCCCACGCGGCCCACCCGAACTTCCCGCAGAAAGCCGACCCATGCGCCCCGGTGCATATGGGCGAGGGCGTTGTGCTGAAGTACAACGCCAGCCAGAAGTACACCACCAACGCCGTCAGCGGTGCGATTTTCAAGGAAATCTGCCGCAAGGCTGGTGTGCCGGTGCAGGTGTTCACCAACCGCGCCGATGAGCCGGGCGGCAGCACCCTGGGCAACCTGCAAAGCCACACGCTTCCCATCCCGATGGCGGACATTGGCCTGGCCCAGCTGGCCATGCACAGCGCGGTGGAGACTGCGGCCGTGGCCGATGCTGACCACATGATCAACGCGGTGGCGGAGTTTTACCGTGTGCATCTGCGTGCCCTGGGCGATGGCACCTACACGCTGGAATGATCGCCGGCCGTTACGCACCCAGCCCCAGCGGGCGGATGCACCTGGGCAACTTGATGTGCTGCCTGCTGGCCTGGCTTTCCGCCAAAAGCAAGGGCGGGCAGGTGCTATTGCGCATCGAGGACCTGGACACCCAGCGCTGCCCCCGTGTGTTTGCCGATGCCATCATCGACGATCTGGCCTGGCTGGGCCTTGCCGCCGACGGTCCGCAACTGCCGGTCTACCAGAGTGAGAGGGCAGAAATTTACCAGCATTACTACGATATTCTGGACTGCCGCGGGCTGGTGTATCCCTGTTTTTGCAGCCGTAGCCAGCTGCATGCGGCCAGCGCACCCCACCGCAGCGACGGTCAGGTCGTCTACGCCGGGACCTGCCGGGGGCTGACCCCCGCCGAGGTGGCCGAGCGCTGCAAGATCCGTGCCCCCGCCTGGCGCGTGCAGGTGCCGGATGAGACCATCTCCTTTACGGACGGCCATATGGGTATGTATGAGGAAAATCTTGCCCGCGATTGCGGCGACTTTTACCTGCGCCGGGCAGACGGTGTGTTTGCCTACCAGCTGGCCGTGGTGGTGGATGATGCCCTGATGGGCGTTACCGAGGTGGTACGGGGCAGTGACCTGCTGTCCAGCACGCCGCGCCAGCTGTGGCTGTATCGGGAGCTGGGGCTGACGCCGCCAACGTTTTACCACCTGCCGCTGCTGCTGGCCCCGGATGGCCGCCGCCTTTCCAAAAGGGACGGCGACCAAAGCCTGGAAAACCTGCGGGCCAGGTACAGCGCCGAGGAAATTATCGGCAAGCTGGCCTTTGCCTGCGGTTTGCAGGCCACGCCCCGCCCCGTGACGCCGCAAGAGCTGGCGGCGGATTTCGACTGGGCCAAAGTTCCGAAAAATGACATTGTTTTGCCGGAAAGTATGTTTTAATTAGGTTACTGTTTTAGCATTTTTAGCAAAGGAGCAATAGAGGAACCATGCAACGCTATGAGATCACCGGCATGAGCTGTGCGGCTTGTGCCAGCCATGTGGAAAAAGCGGTCTCGGCTGTGCCGGGTGTGGCTGGTGTGGCCGTAAGCCTGCTGACCAACTCGATGCAGGTAGACTACACCCCCGATGCTGACCCGGACACGACGGCCAGGCGCATCTGCAACGCCGTGGAGGCTGCCGGTTACGGCGCCAGCCTGGCCACAGCCGAAAGCGAGAACGCTGAGCTGGAGGACACAGAGACCCCAAAACTGAAAAAGCGCCTGATCGCCAGCCTGTGTTTTTTGGTGCCGCTGATGTATGTCTCAATGGGGCATATGATCGGCCTGCCGCTGCCCTCGTTTATGGAGGGCCATGGCAGTGGTGCCATGGTGTTTGCGCTGGTGCAGCTGGCGCTGACGCTGCCCGTCTGCTGGATCAACCGCGCATTCTTCATCAGCGGTTGGAAGGGCATCAAGTCCCGCGCACCGGGCATGGACGCCTTGGTCTCGATGGGCGCGGGTGCCGCGCTTCTGTACGGCCTGTATGCTATTGTGATGATCGGCATTGGCCTGAAAAACGACGATATGGAGTTGATCATGCAGTATCGGCATGACCTCTATTTTGAGTCTGC is a window encoding:
- the treC gene encoding alpha,alpha-phosphotrehalase: MYNFKDKVVYQIYPKSFHDSNGDGFGDLKGVTQKLDYLADLGVDYIWLTPFFPSPQRDNGYDVANYRAVDSRYGTMDDLDELIREADKRGIGLMLDMVFNHTSTEHDWFQKALAGDKKYQDYYIFKDGAPDRCPTNWVSKFGGSAWEYVPQLGKWYLHLFDVMQADLNWENPAVRAEMADILRFWKAKGIKGFRFDVVNLISKPELYEDDLEGDGRRFYTDGCNVGKYLKELVAAGGIDGMMTVGEMSSTTLENCIGYTSEKNHELTMCFNFHHLKVDYKNGQKWELMPPDHGALKRLFQTWQEGMQEHGGWNALFWCNHDQPRAVSRFGSDTTYWRESAEMLATAIHCMRGTPYIYQGEELGMTNPHFTEIDQYRDVESLNYYKILREQGKSEAETLNILAQRSRDDGRTPMQWDSSPNAGFTSGTPWIGVADNYKSINAAAQTSDADSIYSFYKAMVRLRKEHRVISEGKIEFLYPDNTDLLAYRRYGSADKEELLVLCNLTEQEIRAELPDAWATAEKLIGNYADNPSETLRPYECVVLHTTKE
- a CDS encoding alpha/beta fold hydrolase; the protein is MKHAKQTRAPWILLACLAAIALCIVAAVTLLQPNTKPKNIEIPGTRGNIPAAIQLPAKSARGEELPLVVLCHGFTGNRQGDGHFAPLAEDLAAHGIATVRLDFAGCGDSTEPYANYTLANMAADVDSVIGYMQATYGTGKTALVGHSMGGRLASLYPQLGQYPVTALALWSPANGTGLQGLEFLNIDNFAAVEELAARADAEGSVAAWGVELSAAYIDGMRDSDPNVTLQESGLPVLLTYSGNERILSDTTQTETKAAVESLPDGQVVLDPFVNGDHNYTSEDPATNTQLDADLRQVTVDFLTSHLQ
- a CDS encoding sodium ion-translocating decarboxylase subunit beta; translation: MGAILTNISEIFAKSGWAQIFFTEGGWKYAVMLAVACVLLYLAIVKQFEPLLLLPIGFGMLMTNLPLDGIFHMDIFINETNHIDWALLGSSGGMVDYIYLGVKLGIYPPLIFLGIGTMTDFEPLIARPSSLLLGAAAQLGIFFTFVGAKILGFTNQEAGAIGIIGGADGPTAIYVTTKLAPHLLGSIAVAAYCYMALVPVIQPPIMKALTTEKERQIVMTAPRRVSKTEKILFPIIVTIIVALTLPDAAILVGCLMMGNLMKESGVVERITKTAGNELMNIITIFLGFSVGCTTNASTFLNIQTVEIIVLGIVAFGVGTAGGVILGKIMCVITHGKINPLIGSAGVSAVPMAARVSQKVGQEYNPRNYLLMHAMGPNVAGVIGSAVAAGILINMFG
- a CDS encoding OadG family transporter subunit, which gives rise to MPNLALLALEASDGTVVLTSITLVFAMLVALCLIITLEGKLFDLKNKKPADPKPQAPAAPAAKAAPAPAAKPAAPAAKADNGGIPGEVIAAISAAVATVMGSGAVIHGIRRVSKPAAGSRRGSWGDAGVREHTTPFM
- a CDS encoding ammonium transporter, with the protein product MYNSADVTWTLVAAFLVFFMQAGFALCEAGLTRAKNTGNILMKNMMDFCIGTPCYWLVGFGIMFAGSGALIGGFDPFIQGSYDFGTLPVWVYAVFQTVFCATAATIVSGSMAERTKFSAYCCYSAAISLIVYPISGHWIWGGGWLAQLGFHDFAGSTAVHFVGGVTACLGAWMLGPRIGKYGKDGKARAIPGHNLTAMALGVFILWFCWFGFNGGSTVSMTGDDTMVSAGLICFNTNLAAALATVAALIVSWVRYGKPDVSLTFNGALAGLVAITAGCDVVDPFGAAVIGIVAGVLCIFSVEFFDNIAKIDDPVGAVSVHCMNGLWGTLAVGLFATDGGLFYGGGFAKLGIQLLGVVSVAAWVLVAMTIIFTIIKKTIGLRVSEKEELDGLDIHEHGLASAYAGFAINDATYAELDVNENTDLGEDDIAKASPEKVAAAVKVTQEAPLPAELDSGMHKVSIIVQLAKFESLKRALNKIGVTGMTVTQVMGCGIQKGSGEKYRGAEVDATLLPKVKVEVVVSKIPVEKIIDTATKALYTGHIGDGKIFVYNVAKVVKVRTGEQDYAALQDVE
- a CDS encoding winged helix-turn-helix transcriptional regulator — protein: MHPNANCNCRYADVGCDKMEEVMDQISGKWKMRILFMVGAHGTLRYGELRRLLDGVTHKMLSNQLKELAADGLVERIDYGEVPPRVDYRLTPNGEALMPIFDDIQAYIRKNACSNCCGDKPAAPYGARHGCCE
- a CDS encoding M18 family aminopeptidase, which codes for MLDDLFEFLQGAVTPYHAAAIAAAWLDAAGYTRLEEADYWNLEAGKGYYITRNGSSVIAWRVPEHAIGGWRIAASHSDSPCWKIKNEKVENDGCSRLSVEGYGGMIMSTWLDRPLTVAGRVMVKTEDGIESRLVNIDEDLLVIPSLAIHMQRNVNKGKEFNPQIDMQPLWGPAGCRTLTDVLCEELNVQPEDILDRDLQLVTRQQPTCIGPDGEYLLAPRIDDLECAATTLLAFLDAAPDCDSACAPVWAMFDNEEVGSSSRMGAESSYLRDVLDRIIDSIPHSAQAKQQAMANSYMLSADNAHAAHPNFPQKADPCAPVHMGEGVVLKYNASQKYTTNAVSGAIFKEICRKAGVPVQVFTNRADEPGGSTLGNLQSHTLPIPMADIGLAQLAMHSAVETAAVADADHMINAVAEFYRVHLRALGDGTYTLE
- the gluQRS gene encoding tRNA glutamyl-Q(34) synthetase GluQRS, which encodes MIAGRYAPSPSGRMHLGNLMCCLLAWLSAKSKGGQVLLRIEDLDTQRCPRVFADAIIDDLAWLGLAADGPQLPVYQSERAEIYQHYYDILDCRGLVYPCFCSRSQLHAASAPHRSDGQVVYAGTCRGLTPAEVAERCKIRAPAWRVQVPDETISFTDGHMGMYEENLARDCGDFYLRRADGVFAYQLAVVVDDALMGVTEVVRGSDLLSSTPRQLWLYRELGLTPPTFYHLPLLLAPDGRRLSKRDGDQSLENLRARYSAEEIIGKLAFACGLQATPRPVTPQELAADFDWAKVPKNDIVLPESMF